The proteins below come from a single Chitinophaga pinensis DSM 2588 genomic window:
- the msrA gene encoding peptide-methionine (S)-S-oxide reductase MsrA → MAISNNIKAAKATFGGGCFWCTEAQFQYLDGVISVESGYAGGTVANPGYEDVSTGTTGHAEVIQVTYDPVKISYDELLQAFWQSHDPTQLNRQGNDVGTQYRSVIFYHNEDQHKLAELYKQKLDASGAYDKPVVTEIAPLTDFFKAEDYHQNYYNENGSQPYCHFVIQPKLAKFKKVFKDKLKTN, encoded by the coding sequence ATGGCAATCAGCAATAACATAAAAGCAGCTAAAGCCACCTTTGGCGGCGGATGTTTCTGGTGTACAGAGGCACAGTTTCAGTACCTGGATGGGGTGATCAGTGTGGAATCGGGTTATGCAGGCGGCACCGTTGCCAATCCCGGTTATGAAGACGTGTCAACCGGTACTACCGGCCATGCAGAAGTCATACAGGTGACCTACGATCCGGTAAAGATCTCCTATGACGAGCTATTACAGGCTTTCTGGCAAAGCCATGACCCGACCCAGCTAAACCGGCAGGGAAATGATGTCGGAACGCAATACCGTTCCGTTATCTTCTATCACAATGAGGATCAGCACAAACTGGCCGAATTGTATAAACAGAAACTGGATGCATCCGGCGCATATGATAAACCGGTAGTCACTGAAATAGCCCCCCTGACGGATTTTTTTAAAGCGGAGGACTATCACCAGAACTATTATAACGAAAATGGCTCCCAGCCATATTGCCATTTCGTTATACAACCCAAACTGGCCAAATTCAAAAAAGTATTTAAAGATAAATTAAAGACGAATTAA